The proteins below are encoded in one region of Micromonospora yangpuensis:
- a CDS encoding SsgA family sporulation/cell division regulator, which produces MSVIRPTTVEVETSLRLVAPDATALPVRASLRYDPADPYAVHVLFHAESAGGEAVSWSFARELLVTGLDDPAGIGDVRVWPWATPRGDFVALALSSPDGNALFEVPRSVLVRFLRRTYVVVPRGREADHLDVDTAVTRLLAGR; this is translated from the coding sequence ATGAGTGTCATCCGACCGACGACCGTAGAGGTCGAGACGTCACTAAGGCTCGTCGCACCTGACGCCACGGCACTGCCGGTGCGCGCCAGTCTGCGGTACGACCCTGCTGACCCGTATGCGGTCCATGTCCTGTTCCATGCCGAATCGGCCGGGGGCGAGGCGGTGAGCTGGTCCTTCGCCCGCGAACTGCTGGTCACCGGCCTCGACGATCCGGCCGGGATCGGCGACGTCCGGGTCTGGCCGTGGGCCACCCCACGCGGCGACTTCGTCGCGTTGGCGCTGTCGTCACCGGACGGCAACGCCCTCTTCGAGGTGCCGCGCAGCGTGCTGGTGCGCTTCCTGCGCCGCACGTACGTGGTGGTCCCGCGCGGGCGCGAGGCCGACCACCTCGATGTCGACACGGCGGTGACCCGGCTGCTCGCCGGGCGCTGA
- a CDS encoding DUF4236 domain-containing protein, with amino-acid sequence MGLMFRKRKKYGPLVLNFTENGFSSWSIRIGRWSWNSRAKAHRVDLPGPLSWKQDKSRSRA; translated from the coding sequence ATGGGCCTGATGTTCCGAAAGCGCAAGAAGTACGGACCGCTCGTGCTGAACTTCACCGAGAACGGTTTCTCCTCGTGGAGCATCAGGATCGGCCGCTGGTCCTGGAACTCGCGGGCCAAGGCGCACCGCGTCGACCTTCCCGGGCCGCTGTCCTGGAAGCAGGACAAGTCCCGCTCCCGGGCCTGA
- a CDS encoding potassium channel family protein, producing the protein MGRERQQRQAVLSCLLLLVAYFVVPVQPDPNGARLAFRIVATVLMVVIVVLLVTGQVRRQLAADQAAARQLAADRTAGPPAAGPPADGQPAADRTADGQPAAGPSADQKADGQPADGQQADEEQLSSLIHLAVALVAGLLAFALADYVIALSAPGQFVNLRTRIDALYFALATLTTIGYGDVHANGQFARVAVCLQMVFSIGVIATGISLVVKQLIRPPRRRRRG; encoded by the coding sequence ATGGGCCGGGAGCGGCAGCAGCGGCAGGCGGTCCTCTCCTGTCTCCTGCTCCTGGTGGCGTACTTCGTGGTGCCGGTGCAGCCCGACCCGAACGGGGCCAGGCTCGCGTTCCGGATCGTGGCCACGGTACTGATGGTGGTGATCGTCGTGCTGCTGGTGACCGGCCAGGTCCGCCGACAGCTCGCCGCCGACCAGGCCGCCGCCCGGCAACTCGCCGCCGACCGCACCGCCGGCCCTCCAGCCGCTGGCCCTCCAGCCGACGGTCAACCAGCCGCCGACCGCACCGCCGACGGTCAACCAGCCGCTGGCCCTTCAGCCGACCAGAAGGCCGACGGTCAACCCGCCGACGGGCAGCAGGCCGACGAGGAGCAGCTCTCCTCGTTGATCCACCTGGCGGTGGCCCTGGTCGCCGGCCTGTTGGCCTTCGCGCTGGCCGACTACGTCATCGCGCTCAGCGCGCCGGGCCAGTTCGTCAACCTGCGGACCCGGATCGACGCGCTCTACTTCGCGCTCGCCACCCTGACCACGATCGGCTACGGCGACGTGCACGCCAACGGCCAGTTCGCCCGGGTGGCGGTCTGCCTGCAGATGGTCTTCAGCATCGGGGTCATCGCCACCGGGATATCGCTGGTGGTCAAGCAGTTGATCCGGCCGCCGCGTCGCCGACGGCGTGGATGA
- a CDS encoding RrF2 family transcriptional regulator: MHISARGDYAVRAALSLAAAHPNLLSAQVIAAEQDLPRKFLEAVLADLRRAGIVRAQRGVEGGYLLVRPPAEVTVGAILRAVDGPLAGVRGLRPEETRYEGPAENLPRFWVAVRAAVRRVVDEVSLAELLSGRLPAHVKKLTAIPDAWEPR; encoded by the coding sequence GTGCACATCTCCGCGCGCGGTGACTACGCGGTACGAGCGGCGCTCAGCCTCGCCGCCGCCCACCCCAACCTGCTCTCCGCCCAGGTGATCGCCGCCGAACAGGACCTGCCCCGCAAGTTCCTGGAGGCGGTCCTGGCCGACCTGCGACGGGCCGGGATCGTCCGCGCCCAACGCGGCGTCGAGGGCGGCTACCTCCTGGTACGACCACCCGCCGAGGTCACCGTCGGGGCGATCCTGCGGGCCGTGGACGGTCCCCTGGCCGGGGTACGCGGGCTGCGTCCCGAGGAGACCCGATACGAGGGTCCGGCGGAGAACCTGCCCCGCTTCTGGGTGGCGGTCCGGGCCGCGGTGCGCCGGGTGGTCGACGAGGTGAGCCTCGCCGAGCTGCTCAGTGGCCGGCTCCCCGCCCACGTGAAGAAGCTGACCGCGATCCCCGACGCGTGGGAGCCCCGCTGA
- a CDS encoding glucose 1-dehydrogenase, giving the protein MTELFSVDGKTVLVTGGSRGIGLMIAQGLVRAGATVLISSRKAEVCQRVAEELSREGNCVAIPADLSRDAGVTQLAAAVREHTDRLDVLVNNAGATWGAALEEYPESAFDKLWAVNVKAVFRLTTALLPVLRAAAAADAPARVINIGSVDGLRVPEMEVYAYSATKAAVHMLTRSLAHRLAGEQITVNAIAPGPFESKMMAFALDDPGSRAAIEQQIPLGRIGRPEDMVGATIFLASRAGAYLTGAVIPVDGGLTTHG; this is encoded by the coding sequence ATGACGGAGCTGTTCTCGGTCGACGGCAAGACGGTCCTGGTGACCGGGGGTTCCCGGGGGATCGGCCTGATGATCGCCCAGGGGCTGGTCCGGGCCGGTGCGACCGTGCTGATCTCCTCGCGTAAGGCCGAGGTCTGCCAGCGGGTGGCCGAGGAGCTGTCCCGCGAGGGCAACTGCGTGGCGATCCCCGCCGACCTCAGCCGCGACGCCGGGGTCACGCAGCTCGCCGCCGCCGTACGGGAGCACACCGACCGGCTCGACGTACTTGTCAACAACGCCGGTGCGACCTGGGGCGCGGCCCTGGAGGAGTACCCGGAGAGCGCCTTCGACAAGCTCTGGGCGGTGAACGTCAAGGCCGTCTTCCGGCTCACCACCGCCCTGCTGCCCGTGCTGCGGGCCGCCGCCGCGGCCGACGCCCCGGCCCGGGTGATCAACATCGGCTCGGTGGACGGACTGCGGGTGCCCGAGATGGAGGTGTATGCCTACTCGGCGACAAAGGCCGCGGTGCACATGCTCACCCGCAGCCTGGCGCACCGGCTGGCCGGCGAGCAGATCACCGTCAACGCGATCGCGCCGGGGCCGTTCGAGTCGAAGATGATGGCCTTCGCCCTGGACGATCCGGGCAGCCGGGCCGCCATCGAGCAGCAGATCCCGTTGGGGCGCATCGGCCGCCCCGAGGACATGGTGGGCGCGACGATCTTTCTGGCCTCGCGCGCCGGGGCGTACCTGACGGGTGCGGTCATCCCGGTCGACGGCGGCCTGACCACGCACGGATGA